A window from Leptothermofonsia sichuanensis E412 encodes these proteins:
- a CDS encoding WecB/TagA/CpsF family glycosyltransferase, giving the protein MPTNQATKTFGLIEEHEMEIAESSPPFRSVIGFSVTALPFEDQISLMLDWARSHYSRVVCIANVHMLVEAYREAGFGAILKRADLVTPDGMPLVWMLRLLGVSNQDRVAGLDVLLALCEQASVEDISVFFLGSHTAILEKMRIRLETEFPNLKIAGMEPLPFREITRDEDNAITQTLNNSGAGLVFVSLGCPKQEIWMAAHRDRVRAVMVGLGGAFPVYAGVHKRAPRLIRSLGFEWLYRLIQEPRRLWGRYSSTIPLFIWLALKQLLTTDRATPTQEMP; this is encoded by the coding sequence ATGCCTACTAACCAAGCTACTAAAACTTTTGGTTTGATTGAGGAACATGAGATGGAGATAGCAGAGAGCAGCCCTCCCTTCCGCAGCGTAATCGGGTTTTCAGTAACTGCTCTACCCTTTGAAGATCAAATTTCCCTGATGCTGGATTGGGCTAGGAGCCACTACAGCAGAGTTGTGTGTATTGCAAACGTCCACATGCTGGTGGAGGCATACAGAGAGGCTGGCTTTGGTGCCATCCTTAAAAGGGCTGACCTTGTAACCCCGGATGGGATGCCCCTGGTGTGGATGTTGAGATTGCTGGGGGTTTCCAATCAGGATCGGGTTGCAGGTTTAGATGTGCTGCTCGCTTTGTGTGAACAGGCCTCTGTCGAAGATATCAGTGTTTTCTTCCTGGGTTCCCACACAGCCATTCTTGAAAAAATGCGCATTCGGCTGGAAACGGAATTTCCCAATCTCAAGATTGCAGGCATGGAGCCGTTACCCTTCCGGGAGATAACTAGGGATGAAGATAACGCCATTACCCAGACCCTGAATAATAGTGGGGCGGGTTTGGTGTTTGTCTCCCTGGGCTGTCCCAAGCAGGAAATCTGGATGGCAGCCCATAGAGACCGGGTCCGGGCAGTTATGGTTGGCCTGGGTGGAGCCTTCCCTGTCTACGCAGGAGTTCATAAGCGTGCACCGCGCCTGATCCGTTCCCTCGGTTTTGAGTGGCTGTACCGGCTAATCCAGGAGCCACGCAGACTGTGGGGTCGCTACAGCAGTACCATCCCCCTCTTTATCTGGTTAGCTCTGAAGCAGTTATTGACTACGGATAGAGCCACTCCCACGCAAGAGATGCCTTAA
- the gmd gene encoding GDP-mannose 4,6-dehydratase, producing MTSTKRALITGITGQDGSYLSELLLEKGYEVHGIIRRTSTFNTDRIDHIYEDPHQLDARLFLHYGDLTDGTTLRRILEEVQPIEIYNLGAQSHVRVSFDAPEYTVDTVGMGTLRVLEAVRDYQRRTGIQVRFYQAGSSEMFGKVQEIPQKETTPFYPRSPYACAKVYAHWQTVNYRESYGLFACNGILFNHESPRRGETFVTRKITRALARIVAGQQKKLYMGNLDAKRDWGYAKDYVRAMWLMLQQQEPDDYVVATGETYSVREFLDIAFGYVNLNWQDYVEFDERYLRPAEVELLIGDPAKAKAKLGWEPSVTFEQLVHLMVEADLKALGLIPLNGGVVQSVRDVATVRQAVGSSAI from the coding sequence ATGACATCAACGAAACGGGCACTGATTACTGGCATCACTGGACAGGATGGCTCCTACCTGAGCGAACTCCTGCTGGAAAAAGGCTACGAGGTCCACGGCATCATCCGTCGCACCTCCACCTTCAACACCGACCGGATCGACCACATCTACGAAGATCCCCACCAGTTGGACGCTCGCCTGTTCCTCCACTACGGTGACCTCACCGATGGCACCACCCTGCGCCGCATCCTGGAAGAGGTGCAGCCCATCGAAATCTACAACCTCGGTGCCCAGTCCCATGTCCGGGTCAGCTTCGATGCCCCCGAATACACCGTCGATACCGTGGGGATGGGCACCCTGCGCGTCCTGGAAGCGGTCCGGGATTACCAGCGTCGCACGGGCATCCAGGTGCGCTTTTACCAGGCAGGCTCCTCAGAGATGTTTGGCAAAGTGCAGGAAATTCCCCAGAAGGAGACCACCCCCTTCTATCCCCGCAGTCCCTATGCCTGTGCCAAGGTCTATGCCCACTGGCAAACGGTGAACTACCGGGAGTCCTACGGGCTGTTTGCCTGCAATGGCATCCTGTTCAACCACGAGTCACCCCGACGGGGAGAAACCTTTGTCACCCGCAAGATTACCCGTGCCCTGGCCCGCATCGTCGCTGGACAGCAGAAGAAGCTGTACATGGGGAACCTGGATGCCAAACGGGACTGGGGCTATGCCAAGGACTATGTGCGGGCGATGTGGCTGATGTTGCAGCAGCAGGAGCCAGATGACTATGTGGTGGCCACGGGGGAGACCTACTCGGTGCGGGAGTTTCTGGACATTGCCTTTGGCTATGTGAATCTGAACTGGCAGGACTATGTGGAGTTTGATGAGCGGTATCTGCGACCGGCAGAGGTGGAGTTGTTAATTGGGGACCCGGCGAAGGCGAAGGCAAAGCTGGGCTGGGAGCCATCGGTGACGTTTGAGCAGTTGGTGCACTTGATGGTGGAGGCAGACCTGAAGGCGTTGGGGTTGATTCCGCTCAATGGGGGCGTGGTGCAGTCCGTCAGGGATGTTGCCACTGTCCGCCAGGCTGTTGGCAGCTCAGCTATCTAA
- a CDS encoding decaprenyl-phosphate phosphoribosyltransferase: MDSKPALIEDQTPNLVVAHIRALRPRQWTKNLIVFAAPLFAFELTVQTLLGSLLAFMLFCFTSSSFYLINDIIDVESDRRHPVKCKRPIAAGLVAVPTAIAMALILLTTALVLGWWRSPGLGLAILTYALLQVAYNLRLKHTVILDVVAISIGFILRAFGGAAATDIVLSPWFLLCTAMLALFLGIEKRKAELRLSEIKGKKSRAVLYRYSLPLLNRMESVVTNGTILTYALWSSGPIVNGASTPWMMLTLPFVLYGIFRYQLLSDPEEIARRTTGAEAGGRTERPEEVLLGDRPLLLTVLAWVATTFGVLLFKSQGVLT, from the coding sequence ATGGACTCCAAACCTGCTCTCATCGAAGACCAGACTCCCAATCTGGTGGTGGCACACATCAGGGCATTGCGTCCCCGGCAGTGGACCAAGAACTTGATTGTGTTTGCAGCCCCTCTATTTGCGTTTGAGCTGACTGTTCAGACCTTGTTGGGCAGCCTGTTAGCCTTTATGCTCTTCTGCTTCACCTCCAGTAGCTTTTACCTGATCAACGACATCATTGACGTAGAATCCGATCGTCGCCATCCCGTTAAGTGTAAGCGTCCAATTGCCGCAGGCTTAGTGGCAGTTCCCACGGCGATCGCCATGGCTCTGATTCTATTAACAACGGCACTGGTTCTGGGCTGGTGGCGATCGCCAGGACTGGGACTGGCAATTCTTACCTATGCTCTGTTGCAAGTTGCCTACAACCTTCGATTGAAACATACCGTCATCTTAGATGTAGTTGCCATTTCAATTGGTTTTATTCTGAGGGCATTTGGGGGGGCAGCGGCTACCGACATTGTCCTGTCTCCCTGGTTTCTGCTTTGCACCGCCATGCTGGCTTTATTTTTGGGAATTGAGAAACGTAAAGCAGAACTGAGACTTTCTGAAATCAAGGGTAAAAAGTCCAGAGCAGTGCTTTATCGTTATTCCCTTCCGTTGTTGAATCGAATGGAAAGTGTGGTCACGAATGGCACCATTCTTACCTATGCTCTGTGGAGTTCTGGTCCGATTGTCAATGGAGCCTCTACACCGTGGATGATGCTGACCCTTCCCTTTGTGTTGTACGGAATTTTTCGTTACCAGTTGTTGAGTGATCCTGAAGAGATCGCTCGACGCACCACAGGGGCGGAAGCTGGAGGACGAACGGAACGTCCAGAGGAAGTTTTGCTGGGCGATAGACCGCTATTGCTGACTGTATTAGCCTGGGTTGCAACAACCTTTGGCGTTTTACTGTTCAAAAGTCAGGGGGTATTAACTTGA
- a CDS encoding YqeG family HAD IIIA-type phosphatase: MLNFLTILLKRLPFPTAQPGSKLPGNGLKGREAIGCPTQVDTLAAIAIPQLIAVGIRGVILDLDNTIISEDDRYLSPYAETWIQQAKDAGIKLFLLSNGKRRYRVEYWSSHLGIPAISPARKPFPAAFHKAMKVMQLKPKQVVVIGDSRHTDILGAWLAGCPGIQVASLPHPPRWWEKILGRYVQMPYPEALHLWEFQPSAYYQKS, encoded by the coding sequence ATGCTAAATTTCCTGACTATTTTGCTCAAAAGATTGCCATTCCCAACGGCCCAACCTGGCTCGAAACTACCAGGCAATGGATTGAAAGGGCGGGAAGCGATCGGGTGTCCGACTCAGGTGGACACGTTAGCCGCGATCGCGATTCCTCAATTGATCGCGGTTGGAATTCGAGGCGTTATTCTCGACCTGGACAACACCATCATTTCTGAAGACGATCGCTATCTATCCCCCTACGCTGAAACCTGGATCCAGCAGGCAAAGGATGCTGGAATCAAGCTTTTCCTGCTATCAAACGGCAAGCGGCGTTATCGGGTGGAGTACTGGTCAAGCCATCTGGGTATACCTGCCATCAGTCCAGCCAGGAAACCATTTCCGGCGGCCTTTCATAAAGCAATGAAGGTGATGCAACTGAAGCCGAAGCAAGTTGTCGTTATTGGAGACAGTCGTCATACAGACATTCTGGGAGCATGGCTGGCAGGCTGTCCGGGTATTCAGGTGGCCTCTCTGCCTCACCCACCCCGCTGGTGGGAAAAGATTCTGGGCAGGTATGTTCAAATGCCCTATCCTGAAGCGCTTCACCTTTGGGAATTCCAACCGTCTGCGTACTATCAGAAATCTTGA
- a CDS encoding SMR family transporter, translated as MPALLILITVGLNTLAQAFLKLGSGQSPLNVYLLGGISAYGLSTVFYVLVLGKFNLSIAYPIVIGLTVLSATTTGAYFLGEKVTAIQWLGIGLMLSGISAIAFGKIS; from the coding sequence ATGCCTGCTTTACTTATTCTAATTACAGTTGGACTGAACACGCTGGCGCAGGCTTTCCTGAAGCTTGGCTCAGGACAGAGTCCGTTAAATGTCTATTTATTGGGAGGAATTTCGGCCTATGGGTTGAGTACTGTTTTTTATGTCCTGGTTTTAGGCAAATTTAATCTATCTATTGCTTATCCAATTGTAATTGGCTTAACTGTACTATCTGCTACGACAACGGGAGCGTATTTTTTAGGTGAGAAAGTTACAGCAATCCAGTGGTTAGGGATTGGACTGATGCTGAGTGGTATATCAGCGATCGCCTTTGGAAAAATTAGTTAG
- a CDS encoding AMP-binding protein — MQSLAKTSNRLGIVATNHTGYVEAMFNCLEEGNIAVPLRHADDCDRIHAARIDQVITPAPGGEWMKRQFTPLKTNAVALISFTSGTEGSPKGVILTHRNLTDVVNRLNALMQLDDSISEYIGVPVYHSFGFGRCRAVATAGGRFFIPGNGFNPAEIGAMLRQGEINAISAVPSLWRVLLANQELIGHYGRCVRWIEIGSQYMSCQEKEELRTLFPEARIVQHYGLTEASRTTLLEVHKAEGEALESVGQAIGSVDIKLTQEGRIAIRGEHVAHAYLIDGTEVKLQDEDGWFLTKDLGSWKDGYLFYEGRADDVINCGGIKVHPETLETKIYARIGCSNGLAVCRQTDSIRGEGFLVAVTKDVEVDRSQLRSAVLQATQELGVNAANAVTIIDVDHLPRTATGKIQRKKLAEWYALEFPQAGCAIDMSGEAIADNRSPIQAILYRTLKIHEIQPQDTFISLGGDSLSYVQLSMQLERYLGYLPKKWEQMPLEELETLVPQRRINTFIETNILLRTLAICGVVMNHAGLHWVKGGAILLFLIAGLNFARFQGCSLIQGQLHSILPPLRHILIPYLILAFAYQALKRNFDPLILLVLGNFQLPELQNSRAIFFVWFVANLVQTILLVSLPFSIPAVRNFAKASPWRLGLLTVGIGVLTRVLGPFVWDTEYLYNQVPHMLLWLFALGWCVHFAKSRTEKIVTTVLVLTITPAFLGLGNQQSWWVSAGGILLLWLPYVTIPKIFKSPIQMISAASYYIYLTILIFIHLVTRVAGIHYPPVTTAVTLLGGVLTWGAIQSTQQFLFHRRFGKLSYTDSPQY; from the coding sequence ATGCAGTCACTGGCAAAGACTTCCAACCGACTCGGAATTGTAGCGACCAATCATACAGGCTATGTCGAGGCCATGTTCAATTGCCTGGAGGAAGGGAACATCGCTGTACCACTGCGCCATGCCGATGATTGCGATCGCATCCATGCTGCCAGGATAGATCAGGTAATTACCCCGGCACCTGGGGGAGAGTGGATGAAGCGGCAATTCACTCCCCTTAAAACCAATGCAGTCGCCCTCATTTCCTTTACTTCTGGGACGGAGGGTTCTCCCAAGGGGGTCATTTTGACACACCGTAATCTCACGGATGTGGTGAACCGTTTGAACGCACTCATGCAGTTGGATGACAGTATCAGTGAGTACATCGGTGTCCCGGTTTACCATTCCTTTGGGTTTGGGCGCTGTCGAGCAGTCGCTACCGCGGGCGGGCGATTCTTTATTCCAGGCAATGGCTTCAACCCTGCTGAGATTGGGGCGATGCTCAGGCAGGGAGAAATTAATGCCATCTCTGCCGTTCCCAGCCTGTGGCGTGTCCTGCTAGCCAATCAGGAACTGATTGGTCACTATGGCAGGTGCGTTCGCTGGATTGAAATCGGTAGCCAGTATATGAGCTGTCAGGAAAAAGAGGAACTGAGGACCCTGTTTCCTGAAGCCAGAATTGTGCAGCACTATGGATTGACCGAAGCATCCCGAACCACGCTGCTGGAAGTCCACAAAGCTGAAGGGGAAGCACTGGAATCCGTTGGTCAGGCAATCGGCAGTGTAGACATCAAGCTGACTCAGGAAGGACGAATCGCAATTCGAGGGGAACACGTTGCCCATGCGTACCTGATTGATGGCACAGAGGTGAAGCTTCAAGACGAGGATGGCTGGTTCCTGACCAAAGACCTGGGAAGCTGGAAAGATGGCTATTTGTTTTACGAAGGTAGAGCCGATGATGTGATCAACTGCGGTGGCATCAAAGTCCATCCTGAAACCCTGGAAACAAAGATCTATGCCCGCATTGGATGTAGTAATGGTCTGGCAGTCTGCCGCCAGACAGACTCCATTCGCGGAGAGGGATTTTTGGTTGCGGTGACAAAAGACGTTGAGGTGGATAGGTCACAACTGCGATCGGCGGTGTTACAGGCAACTCAGGAATTGGGGGTGAATGCGGCAAATGCCGTCACCATCATTGATGTTGATCATTTACCCAGGACCGCAACTGGAAAAATTCAGCGGAAAAAGTTAGCAGAGTGGTATGCCCTGGAATTCCCTCAGGCAGGTTGCGCAATCGATATGTCTGGAGAAGCGATCGCGGACAACCGTTCACCCATTCAGGCAATCCTCTATCGCACCCTCAAGATTCATGAGATTCAGCCCCAGGACACATTCATTTCTCTGGGGGGAGACTCTCTCTCTTACGTGCAACTGTCCATGCAGCTTGAGCGTTATCTTGGCTACCTGCCGAAGAAATGGGAGCAGATGCCTCTAGAAGAGCTGGAAACGTTAGTTCCTCAACGACGAATCAACACATTTATCGAAACCAATATCTTACTGAGAACCTTAGCCATCTGTGGAGTGGTGATGAACCATGCTGGCCTACATTGGGTCAAAGGAGGAGCAATACTGCTGTTCCTGATTGCTGGATTGAACTTTGCCCGGTTTCAGGGATGTTCCCTCATTCAGGGGCAATTGCACTCTATCCTACCACCCCTGCGGCATATCTTGATTCCTTATTTGATTCTGGCATTTGCCTATCAGGCTTTGAAACGAAACTTTGACCCGTTGATTTTGCTGGTACTGGGTAACTTTCAACTCCCAGAGCTACAAAATTCACGAGCCATATTCTTTGTCTGGTTTGTTGCCAACCTTGTTCAGACCATTCTTCTCGTTTCTCTCCCGTTCAGCATTCCGGCTGTACGAAATTTTGCCAAAGCATCTCCCTGGAGATTGGGACTCCTTACTGTAGGAATTGGAGTCTTGACACGAGTACTGGGACCCTTTGTCTGGGATACAGAGTATCTCTACAACCAGGTACCCCATATGCTGTTGTGGTTGTTTGCTCTGGGCTGGTGTGTTCACTTTGCTAAATCCAGAACTGAGAAAATAGTGACTACAGTTCTGGTTCTAACCATTACACCTGCTTTCCTTGGATTAGGAAATCAGCAGAGCTGGTGGGTGTCAGCAGGAGGAATTCTATTACTATGGTTACCCTATGTGACAATCCCAAAGATTTTCAAGTCTCCTATCCAAATGATTAGTGCAGCGTCCTACTATATCTACTTGACCATCTTGATTTTCATTCATCTTGTCACCCGTGTTGCAGGGATTCATTATCCTCCGGTTACTACCGCAGTAACTCTCCTGGGGGGGGTACTGACGTGGGGTGCAATTCAATCCACACAACAATTTCTATTCCATAGACGCTTCGGAAAGTTGAGTTATACAGATTCTCCACAGTACTGA
- a CDS encoding PA14 domain-containing protein, with protein sequence MGHDEAFLPVTSGFTGSFPDAQLVEDNFSRQSRLWDWTGQHWQSICRSPSAFSEEKGSEAFNPDGYVRSNWSRLGSKSLAATLGNALREATKLLTTFARSEGFLQGVGLAFGNAFLGDRLQSLRQQWATRDFRDLPAIEIRSSLELNGALSAYSQTTNTIYLSQSFLNQYATDSLAITNILLEEFGHFVDAQINLSDAPGDEGEIFAALVQGVYLSEARLQALKAEDDRSFILLDGQLLQVEQATATTGDGLRGEYFDNANLTNLRVTRIDGTVDFNWGTGSPDPAIAPNTFSVRWMGQVQPTTSGTYTFFTQTDDGVRLWINGTQLINNWTTGGYRERSGTIALVAGQQYDIRLEYYENTSSATARLLWSGPGVTRQVIPQSQLFSPAPVDSTPPTATATAANVATSGGTTYDFTVTYSDNVAINISSLDNNDVWVTGPNSFNQLASLVSVNTPGNGTPRTATYRITAPGGTWDAGDNGTYTLALQANQVSDTSNNFATASALGTFSVNLTPLAGGDGLRGEYFDNINFTNLIDARIDSTVDFDWGIGSPNPAIAPDTFSVRWTGQVQPPTSGTYTFFTQSDDGIRLWVNGQQIINNWTDHAPTENSGTISLAAGQKYDIRLEYYENGGGAVAKLLWSGPGLSKQVIPQSQLFSGASEDFIPPTAQLAASNILNPGGTIYQFNVRYSDNTAMNVATFNGSDILVTGPNGFSQSAALVSVNDTRNGTPRTATYQITAPGGSWDAADNGTYTLTLQPNQVSDTRGNFLPSSILGTFLVSLTTGNQENIVFPADAGVLNVKDFGAKGDGVTDDTAAIQAALNAYPNGMRIIYLPNGTYLVSGTLTWPAGTPGSGNEYKNTILQGQSEQGVVIKLKDGAAGFTNVASPKAVIFTGPAPAQRFGNSIRNLTVDTGMGNPGAIGIQFNASNQGSMRQVTIRSGDGQGVNGLDMNFTDEIGPLLVKGVTVNGFQYGIRTGFTVNSQTLENITLNNQTVYGFYNTGQVINIRGLTSNNAVTAIYNAGGRMTVIDSTLNGIGNASSQPAIKGDFPLDLVVRNITTSGYQSAIQNAGTTLTGPNIPEFVSGPILSQFPTPLQTLNLPIRETPDVPWDDPNTTPWANVTSFGAIPNDGLDDTAAIQAAIDSGRTTVYFPVGVYNLQGTVFVRNNARRILGTEAYIDMPNSVNPGFKVVDGNSPVVVMERFQTGFNSTPTIENASSRTLVIRDAVLSGNMTGPGDVFIENVVSNPFANWTFNGQNVWARQLNVENTGTHIINNGANLWILGLKTERGGTLIDTRAGGKTEVLGGLAYTTTATLDGTQNDPLFISNESSISVTLGEINYGGGPNYTTYVREIRGGVTRNLPASGLSNYMGSGKHIPLYVGYPGN encoded by the coding sequence ATGGGGCACGATGAAGCTTTTTTACCTGTTACCTCTGGTTTCACAGGATCTTTCCCGGATGCGCAATTAGTCGAAGATAACTTTTCCAGGCAATCTCGTCTATGGGATTGGACGGGGCAGCATTGGCAAAGTATCTGCCGTTCTCCCTCTGCCTTTTCTGAGGAGAAAGGGTCGGAAGCCTTTAATCCTGATGGTTATGTGCGCTCTAATTGGTCCCGTCTGGGTTCAAAATCCCTGGCTGCCACGCTTGGAAATGCTTTGCGAGAGGCGACAAAGCTTTTAACAACCTTTGCCAGGTCTGAAGGGTTTTTGCAGGGTGTTGGTCTGGCATTTGGCAACGCTTTTCTGGGCGATCGCTTACAGAGCCTGCGTCAACAGTGGGCAACCAGAGATTTCCGAGATCTCCCTGCGATCGAAATTCGTTCATCCCTGGAACTCAATGGGGCGCTCAGTGCCTACTCCCAGACGACCAATACTATCTACCTTTCTCAATCATTCCTGAATCAATACGCCACAGATTCTTTAGCAATCACGAACATATTGCTGGAGGAATTTGGACACTTTGTTGATGCTCAGATTAACCTGTCTGATGCTCCCGGTGATGAGGGAGAAATTTTTGCGGCGCTGGTGCAGGGAGTGTATCTGTCGGAAGCACGCTTGCAAGCCCTGAAAGCAGAGGACGATCGCTCGTTCATTTTACTGGATGGACAGTTGCTTCAGGTTGAACAAGCAACGGCAACTACAGGGGATGGCTTACGGGGAGAGTACTTCGATAATGCCAACCTGACCAATCTCAGGGTGACTCGAATTGATGGCACTGTTGATTTTAACTGGGGAACTGGCTCACCAGACCCGGCGATCGCGCCAAATACCTTTTCAGTCCGTTGGATGGGCCAGGTGCAACCCACCACGTCTGGCACTTATACCTTCTTTACTCAAACAGACGATGGCGTCAGGTTATGGATCAATGGAACTCAATTAATTAATAACTGGACAACAGGGGGATACCGGGAACGGTCCGGGACGATCGCCCTGGTTGCCGGACAGCAATACGACATTCGATTAGAGTATTACGAAAACACCAGTTCAGCGACTGCCAGGCTGCTGTGGTCTGGACCAGGGGTTACCAGGCAAGTGATTCCCCAGAGTCAGCTATTCTCCCCCGCCCCAGTTGATTCAACCCCTCCAACGGCAACGGCCACAGCCGCCAATGTGGCAACGTCAGGGGGGACAACCTATGACTTTACAGTTACCTACTCGGACAACGTTGCCATCAATATCTCCTCTTTGGATAACAATGATGTGTGGGTTACGGGACCGAATAGCTTTAATCAGCTTGCCAGCCTGGTAAGCGTGAACACTCCAGGCAATGGTACTCCTCGTACGGCGACCTATCGCATTACTGCTCCAGGGGGTACTTGGGATGCGGGCGATAATGGCACCTATACCCTGGCATTGCAGGCAAACCAGGTAAGTGACACTAGCAACAACTTTGCTACCGCCAGTGCGTTGGGTACCTTTTCAGTGAACCTCACACCGCTGGCTGGCGGAGATGGTTTACGGGGAGAATACTTTGACAATATCAACTTTACTAATCTCATAGATGCCCGTATTGATAGTACAGTTGATTTTGATTGGGGTATCGGTTCACCCAATCCGGCGATCGCCCCTGATACCTTTTCGGTGCGCTGGACGGGCCAGGTGCAGCCGCCGACCTCTGGTACCTACACATTCTTTACCCAGTCAGATGATGGAATTCGACTGTGGGTAAACGGTCAGCAGATTATCAATAATTGGACCGATCATGCACCTACCGAAAATAGTGGCACGATTTCTCTGGCAGCGGGTCAAAAGTATGATATCCGGCTTGAATACTATGAGAATGGGGGAGGCGCAGTCGCCAAGCTACTCTGGTCTGGTCCAGGTCTGAGTAAGCAAGTCATCCCTCAAAGTCAGCTTTTCTCTGGCGCTTCCGAGGATTTTATCCCGCCAACAGCTCAGTTAGCAGCCTCTAATATCCTGAATCCAGGGGGCACCATTTATCAATTCAACGTTCGCTACTCAGATAATACAGCGATGAACGTAGCAACCTTCAATGGCAGCGATATTCTGGTGACAGGTCCAAATGGATTCAGTCAGTCAGCGGCTCTGGTGAGCGTTAACGATACCAGAAATGGAACTCCGCGCACAGCCACCTATCAGATCACCGCCCCTGGAGGCAGTTGGGATGCTGCGGATAACGGGACTTACACCCTCACACTGCAACCCAATCAGGTCAGCGATACCCGTGGCAATTTCCTGCCATCCTCCATCCTCGGAACGTTTCTGGTCAGTTTAACCACGGGCAATCAAGAAAATATTGTGTTTCCAGCCGATGCGGGGGTACTTAATGTCAAAGATTTTGGGGCGAAGGGAGATGGTGTTACGGACGACACCGCTGCCATTCAGGCGGCATTAAACGCTTACCCAAACGGAATGCGAATTATTTACCTGCCCAATGGAACTTATCTGGTTTCTGGAACCCTGACCTGGCCCGCTGGTACACCCGGTAGTGGCAATGAATACAAAAATACGATTCTGCAAGGACAGAGTGAACAGGGGGTAGTTATTAAATTAAAGGATGGCGCAGCAGGCTTTACAAACGTCGCCTCTCCTAAAGCGGTCATCTTTACGGGACCTGCCCCTGCTCAGCGATTTGGGAATTCCATCCGGAACTTGACCGTTGATACGGGAATGGGTAATCCAGGGGCGATCGGCATCCAGTTTAATGCCAGTAATCAGGGTTCAATGCGGCAGGTCACAATCCGCTCTGGAGATGGCCAGGGAGTGAATGGGCTGGACATGAACTTTACCGATGAAATTGGTCCACTCCTGGTCAAAGGTGTGACAGTCAATGGGTTCCAATACGGCATTCGAACCGGGTTTACGGTGAACAGCCAGACCCTTGAAAACATTACCCTCAACAATCAAACTGTCTACGGGTTTTATAACACGGGGCAGGTGATCAACATTCGTGGACTGACCAGTAATAACGCCGTTACCGCTATTTACAATGCGGGAGGACGGATGACCGTAATTGACTCAACCCTGAATGGTATTGGCAACGCATCCAGTCAACCTGCCATCAAAGGGGATTTTCCACTGGATCTGGTGGTGCGTAACATCACCACTTCAGGCTATCAATCCGCCATCCAGAATGCGGGTACCACGCTGACAGGACCCAATATCCCTGAGTTTGTTTCAGGTCCAATTCTGAGTCAGTTTCCCACACCCTTACAAACGCTCAATTTGCCTATTCGGGAAACACCGGATGTTCCCTGGGATGACCCAAATACAACGCCCTGGGCAAATGTGACTTCCTTCGGGGCTATTCCAAATGATGGTCTGGATGATACAGCGGCAATCCAGGCGGCGATCGATTCTGGTAGAACCACGGTCTATTTCCCTGTTGGTGTTTACAATCTCCAGGGAACGGTTTTTGTCCGTAACAATGCCCGTCGGATTCTGGGTACTGAGGCATACATCGATATGCCCAATTCGGTAAATCCGGGATTTAAGGTCGTGGATGGCAACAGTCCTGTCGTTGTAATGGAGCGGTTTCAAACCGGGTTCAACTCTACTCCTACAATCGAAAATGCTTCCTCACGGACCCTGGTCATCCGGGATGCTGTTCTGTCTGGCAACATGACGGGTCCAGGTGATGTGTTTATTGAGAATGTTGTTTCCAATCCATTTGCAAACTGGACATTTAACGGGCAAAATGTTTGGGCACGTCAGTTGAATGTCGAGAACACAGGCACTCATATTATCAATAACGGTGCCAATCTCTGGATTCTGGGGCTTAAAACAGAACGGGGTGGAACCTTGATTGACACGCGGGCAGGCGGAAAAACTGAGGTGCTGGGTGGGTTAGCTTACACGACAACAGCCACTCTTGATGGCACACAAAACGATCCTTTGTTCATTAGCAATGAATCTTCAATTTCAGTTACTCTGGGAGAGATTAACTATGGTGGCGGTCCAAACTACACCACCTACGTTAGAGAGATCAGAGGAGGAGTTACCCGGAATCTGCCTGCCAGTGGCCTTTCAAATTACATGGGAAGTGGAAAACATATTCCCCTCTATGTCGGGTATCCAGGAAATTAG